One Aegilops tauschii subsp. strangulata cultivar AL8/78 chromosome 7, Aet v6.0, whole genome shotgun sequence genomic window carries:
- the LOC109769201 gene encoding protein MICROTUBULE BINDING PROTEIN 2C: MLDRSLRPAEAGAGAAGPGEVRGNVDRVLFKDLVDMVPLVESLMDRRTNPSYSRRASLVYTPAPAKKGGDLKSAKTPQTVSAKKRRDPGDTGNKSTPDSNGENGSVAPMTQSGAENKPKDKDEIGLLREQVDELQKQLVEKEEALRSAESTVSEMNAVYSTVDGLKRQVAEKEALIKYANSQLQNAKIMLADKQASLEKLEWEVKTSNKKVEDLQGDVSNMEFEISSFVTLFEKISENVSDDCHDGSIPSYDLEALQSVSEIDKIEVDKIEQERVTYAEALAAARANPNEEQLSSVAEARSRLQVLVVQ, encoded by the exons ATGCTCGACCGGTCCCTCCGGCCGGCGgaggccggcgccggcgccgccggCCCAGGCGAGGTCCGCGGGAACGTGGATCGGGTCCTCTTCAAGGACCTGGTCGACATGGTGCCGCTCGTCGAGTCCCTCATG GATCGGAGGACGAACCCGTCCTACTCGCGGCGCGCCTCGCTGGTGTACACGCCGGCGCCGGCCAAGAAG GGTGGTGATTTGAAAAGCGCAAAGACACCACAAACCGTGTCGGCAAAAAAGCGGAGGGATCCTGGAGACACAGGAAATAAAAGCACACCTGATTCAAATGGAGAGAACGGGTCGGTTGCCCCGATGACTCAATCGGGAGCAGAAAATAAACCCAAAGACAAGGATGAGATTGGCTTGCTGCGTGAGCAGGTCGATGAGCTCCAAAAGCAACTTGTCGAAAAAGAGGAGGCTTTGAGGTCTGCCGAGAGTACTGTGAGTGAGATGAATGCGGTGTATTCGACAGTTGATGGGTTGAAACGCCAAGTTGCTGAGAAAGAAGCTTTGATCAAGTATGCGAATTCTCAGTTACAAAATGCAAAG ATTATGCTTGCAGACAAGCAAGCATCTTTAGAAAAATTGGAATGGGAGGTAAAGACCTCAAATAAGAAGGTGGAAGATCTTCAAGGGGATGTCTCCAATATGGAGTTTGAGATAAGTTCATTCGTGACATTATTCGAGAAAATCTCAGAGAATGTTTCAGATGATTGTCACGATGGTAGCATACCATCTTATGATCTAGAGGCACTTCAATCAGTG AGTGAAATTGACAAGATTGAAGTGGACAAGATAGAGCAGGAAAGAGTTACATATGCTGAAGCTCTTGCTGCTGCAAGAGCAAACCCTAACGAAGAACAGTTGAGTTCAGTTGCGGAGGCGCGGTCAAGGCTGCAGGTCCTTGTTGTACAATAA
- the LOC109769202 gene encoding low molecular mass early light-inducible protein HV60, chloroplastic encodes MATVMAMSSFAGAAVLPRGSAGRLGARSLPALGRRSLVVRAQTEGPSAPPPNKPKASTSIWDALAFSGPAPERINGRLAMVGFVTALAVEAGRGDGLLSQLGSGTGQAWFAYTVAVLSVASLVPLLQGESAEGRAGAIMSANAELWNGRFAMLGLVALAATEIITGTPFINV; translated from the exons ATGGCGACTGTGATGGCCATgagctccttcgccggcgcggCCGTCCTACCGCGCGGCTCGGCCGGCCGCCTCGGCGCCAGGTCTCTGCCAGCGCTGGGCCGCCGCTCTCTCGTCGTCAGGGCACAGACCGAGGGCCCGAGCGCACCACCGCCAAACAAACCCAAG GCGAGCACCTCCATCTGGGACGCGCTGGCGTTCAGCGGCCCCGCGCCGGAGCGCATCAACGGGCGGCTGGCCATGGTGGGCTTCGTGACGGCGCTCGCGGTGGAGGCGGGCCGCGGCGACGGGCTCCTCTCCCAGCTCGGCAGCGGCACCGGGCAGGCGTGGTTCGCCTACACCGTGGCAGTGCTGTCCGTGGCATCGCTGGTGCCGTTGCTCCAGGGCGAGAGCGCCGAGGGCAGGGCCGGCGCCATCATGAGCGCCAACGCGGAGCTCTGGAACGGCCGCTTCGCCATGCTCGGCCTCGTCGCTCTGGCGGCCACGGAGATCATCACCGGCACGCCCTTCATCAACGTGTAA
- the LOC109769200 gene encoding origin of replication complex subunit 3 gives MGTPSREAPLTAANNIQPFFVLHKASAGAAASVSSPATSRARRRIEVSQPSSPNPKSAKRPRDDDDEGDMELYEQLRLEAFHCTWSKIQSTINEVLRGINLKLFDQVLRWVQESFSAIRSITRPCPAEIQQPCPLLTDVICRKIPTAFVLTKNAEFVDDVTTFRDLMDHLESNGCHLAKLSATELSSKNGVGGCLRSLLRQLLSDVPDVADVSALASWYCKGDNYDQPIIIIIDDLEQCSGDVLGELVMTLSEWVIKIPIFFVMGIATTLDAPRKLLSSEALQRLDPCKLTLGSPSDRMNALVEAILVKPCAGFCISHEVAVFLRNYFFRHDGTITSFISALKLACSKHFSVEPLSFLCMGMLEEDSENFWRDKFGALPVAIQKQAFGLPSCTRENNSIKPGNNLVEGLSELMKLQKDWSSVLLCLYEAGRHGKVQLLDIFCEAINLDLHTQNDSNNELLMSKLTSGNLSSGKSGAGRRCIAQALDTVRYMPMETLFRVLEVWSIHLEGMNEIKAKVKELQSTTTSEDCVTITKDKWPRRSTNSTAIGTVPLNDKATMLLDDITRNFLVPVECLPFHEIICFKNVGVLQSALIGNPRRMVQLDLLKSQSSLNCSCCSRNGIAVSASLHDTSVMCNLAQEYGDVINLHDWYLSFDGIINSKGKSKLVGSPSKKKSKATPQQSGAMIQARFCRAVTELQITGLLRMPSKRRPDLVQRIAFGP, from the exons ATGGGCACACCGTCTCGCGAAGCTCCGCTCACAGCCGCCAACAATATCCAG CCGTTCTTTGTCCTTCACAAGGCGTCCGCTGGTGCGGCCGCGTCCGTTTCCTCCCCGGCAACTTCCCGGGCCCGGCGGCGAATCGAGGTCTCCCAGCCGTCGTCTCCCAACCCCAAATCTGCAAAGAGACCCCGGGACGACGACGATGAGGGGGACATGGAGCTGTACGAGCAGCTCCGCCTGGAGGCCTTCCACTGCACCTGGTCCAAGATCCAGTCCACCATCAAT GAGGTCCTCAGAGGCATCAACCTCAAGCTGTTCGACCAGGTGCTGCGGTGGGTCCAGGAATCCTTCTCCGCGATCCGCTCTATCACGAGACCCTGCCCCGCCGAAATCCAGCAGCCGTGCCCTCTCTTAACTGATGTGATCTGCAGAAAGATACCAACGGCATTTGTTCTCACTA AGAATGCAGAATTTGTTGATGATGTCACGACATTTCGGGATCTCATGGATCATCTGGAGTCTAATGGATGTCACCTGGCCAAGCTCTCGGCAACGGAATTATCATCAAAGAATGGAGTTGGTGGCTGCTTAAGGAGCTTGTTGAGGCAGCTGCTTTCAGATGTTCCAGAT GTAGCGGATGTATCTGCACTCGCATCTTGGTACTGCAAAGGCGACAATTATGATCAACCTATCATTATCATAATTGATGATTTAGAGCAATGCTCCGGTGATGTCCTGGGAGAGCTTGTGATGACGCTGAG TGAGTGGGTAATTAAGATTCCAATCTTCTTTGTAATGGGGATAGCAACTACCCTTGACGCACCAAGGAAACTGCTCTCATCGGAAGCTCTTCAAAGATTAGATCCCTGTAAACTCACGTTGGGGTCTCCCTCTGATAGAATGAATGCCCTTGTGGAGGCCATCCTTGTTAAACCATGCGCCGGTTTCTGCATCAGTCACGAAGTTGCAGTCTTCCTCAGAAATTACTTTTTCAGACACGATGGGACAATAACATCATTCATTAGTGCTCTCAAG CTTGCATGCAGTAAACACTTCTCCGTCGAACCTTTGAGTTTCTTGTGCATGGGAATGCTTGAAGAGGATTCTGAG AACTTTTGGCGTGATAAATTTGGTGCACTGCCTGTAGCAATTCAGAAACAAGCTTTTGGTTTACCCTCATGTACTAG GGAAAATAACTCAATCAAGCCTGGCAACAATTTGGTAGAAGGGTTGTCTGAGCTGATGAAGCTGCAAAAGGATTGGAGTTCTGTTCTCTTG TGCTTGTATGAAGCTGGGagacatggcaaagtgcaacttTTAGATATTTTCTGCGAGGCAATCAATCTAGATCTGCATACTCAGAATGATTCAAATAATGAACTGCTTATGTCTAAACTGACAAGTGGGAATCTATCAAGTGGAAAATCAGGTGCTGGTAGAAGATGTATAGCTCAGGCATTGGATACAGTAAG ATACATGCCTATGGAAACATTATTTCGTGTTCTTGAAGTTTGGAGCATCCACTTAGAAGGAATGAATGAG ATTAAGGCCAAGGTCAAAGAGCTTCAGTCAACCACAACCAGTGAAGATTGTGTGACAATCACAAAGGATAAGTGGCCTAG GAGATCAACAAATAGTACTGCAATTGGAACAGTGCCATTAAACGATAAAGCTACCATGCTATTGGATGATATTACGAG AAATTTTTTGGTGCCTGTCGAGTGTTTACCTTTTCACGAAATCATTTGCTTCAAGAATGTTGGTGTTCTCCAATCT GCACTAATTGGAAACCCAAGAAGAATGGTTCAGCTTGATCTCCTGAAGTCACAGAGCAGTCTTAATTGCTCTTGCTGCAGCAGAAATGGAATTGCTGTGTCAGCATCCTTGCATGATACATCAGTTAT GTGCAACCTAGCCCAAGAATATGGTGACGTAATTAACCTCCATGACTGGTACCTGTCGTTTGATGGAATTATCAATTCAAAGGGGAAAAGCAAATTGGTTGGTTCTCCCTCAAAAAAGAAATCAAAAGCAACGCCTCAACAGAGTGGAGCCATGATCCA AGCACGGTTCTGCAGGGCTGTCACCGAGCTCCAAATTACGGGACTTCTTCGGATGCCAAGCAAGAGAAGGCCAGATCTGGTGCAGAGAATTGCATTCGGTCCTTGA